Proteins encoded within one genomic window of Mycolicibacterium aubagnense:
- a CDS encoding DUF1801 domain-containing protein, whose translation MSGDWRSDRVDELRSLIKQAEPDVVEESKWRKPSNPDGVPTFSLDGLICTVEMYKDKVKTTFAKGASLNDPNHLFNASLDAGVRRAIDLREGDELDADAFKALIHEAVRANRN comes from the coding sequence GTGAGTGGGGATTGGCGGAGCGATCGAGTCGATGAGCTCCGGTCATTGATCAAACAAGCCGAACCCGATGTCGTCGAGGAGTCCAAGTGGCGCAAGCCGTCGAACCCTGACGGCGTGCCGACGTTTTCACTGGACGGCCTCATCTGCACGGTGGAGATGTACAAGGACAAGGTCAAGACGACCTTCGCCAAGGGCGCGTCCTTGAACGACCCAAATCATTTGTTCAACGCGAGTCTCGACGCGGGAGTCCGGCGTGCCATCGATCTGCGCGAAGGCGACGAACTGGACGCCGACGCGTTCAAAGCGTTGATTCACGAGGCAGTGAGAGCCAACCGCAATTAG
- the arr gene encoding NAD(+)--rifampin ADP-ribosyltransferase, with protein sequence MAEPLDDGPFFHGTKAELQVGNHLTAGFRSNYRPEIVMNHIYFTALRDGAGLAAELAAGDGAPRVYEVEPTGEFENDPNVTDKKFPGNPTRSYRSTEPLRIVREVTDWTRLTPEALQTWRDRLAAIHADNRGEIIN encoded by the coding sequence ATGGCAGAGCCTTTGGACGACGGGCCCTTCTTTCACGGCACCAAGGCCGAACTTCAGGTCGGAAACCATCTCACCGCCGGTTTCCGGTCCAACTACCGGCCCGAAATCGTGATGAACCACATCTACTTCACCGCCTTGCGCGACGGCGCAGGGCTGGCCGCTGAACTCGCCGCCGGCGACGGGGCGCCCCGGGTCTACGAGGTGGAACCGACCGGCGAGTTCGAGAACGATCCCAACGTCACCGACAAGAAGTTCCCCGGCAACCCCACCCGGTCCTATCGCAGCACCGAGCCACTGCGGATCGTCCGCGAGGTCACCGATTGGACGCGACTGACACCCGAGGCTCTCCAGACGTGGCGAGACCGGCTGGCCGCGATTCACGCCGACAACCGCGGCGAGATCATCAACTGA